A DNA window from Mucilaginibacter xinganensis contains the following coding sequences:
- a CDS encoding DoxX family protein, whose protein sequence is MKNASGIAQLVLRLALGIGFILPVMDRLGMMGPNGSPGVSWGDWKHFIDYTNTLLPFAGRPIANIMGLVATLSEAVFGVCLVAGFKIKQIALGAAILTLCFGLCMAIFLGIGAPFNYPVFVFTGAGLVLSGIGSYRWSLDAYLPNNK, encoded by the coding sequence ATGAAAAACGCCTCTGGGATTGCCCAATTGGTTTTAAGATTAGCCCTGGGTATCGGATTTATACTTCCGGTGATGGACAGGTTAGGTATGATGGGGCCCAACGGTTCGCCCGGCGTATCATGGGGCGACTGGAAGCACTTTATTGATTATACAAACACATTGCTCCCGTTTGCCGGCCGGCCAATTGCAAACATCATGGGACTGGTTGCTACGCTGTCAGAGGCAGTGTTTGGCGTCTGCCTGGTAGCAGGTTTTAAGATCAAACAAATCGCATTAGGCGCAGCTATTCTTACCCTGTGTTTTGGCTTGTGTATGGCGATATTTTTGGGAATCGGGGCGCCGTTTAACTACCCTGTATTTGTATTTACAGGCGCAGGATTAGTGCTTTCCGGCATTGGTAGTTATCGCTGGAGCCTTGACGCATATTTGCCAAATAATAAATGA
- a CDS encoding PAS domain-containing protein: MSKRIDTSLQKNKDGVGGSEPTNERGKAKKYDLQYRVLFDKSPLPMLIYELSSYKILDVNEIAILHYGYSRAEFLSMTIHDYRPKKDIEEINKILKELVDKDRAYQFGVYEHLKKDNTIIKAEVSGYAINYAGKDCMMVVCNDVTEKEAGLQKIKDNEQKLLHSQQQLSLIYNNVKDVIFVISVEADDRFKFMSVNKAFTDITGIQESEVTGKYIEYIIPEPSLTLAVSKYKQAISSKEKVTWTETTSYPTGTKIGEVTVTPILNQYDNCVQLIGSVHDITELKNEERQLKLLESVITNTNDSVLITEAEPVDEPGPRIIYVNNAFTKMTGYTATEVVGKSPRILQGPKSDRAELARLGEAMRKWQSCEITIINYKKSGEEFWINISVTPIANENGWFTQWIAIERDVTEQKLAEQKLTSSYKERNDILESIGDGFFAIDKNWVVNYWNKKAEIILNKPREEIIGRDLREIYPDLPGRATYVYYKRAFREKTVQSFETLSPAVNRWFDVTVYPSKNGLSVYFKDITERLIHSKAIEEQNEKLRAVAWKQSHLARPHVANILGLMNVLKNEVLTESEKDELLNYLLTAAIKLDAIILEIVENAEEIKPKQL; encoded by the coding sequence ATGTCAAAAAGAATTGATACTTCTTTACAAAAAAATAAGGATGGGGTGGGCGGCTCAGAACCAACCAATGAGCGTGGAAAAGCTAAGAAATACGACTTGCAATACCGTGTGCTGTTTGACAAGAGCCCGTTGCCAATGCTTATATATGAGTTATCCAGCTATAAAATACTTGACGTAAATGAAATAGCCATTTTACATTATGGATATAGCAGGGCCGAATTTTTAAGCATGACCATACATGATTATAGGCCAAAAAAAGATATTGAAGAGATTAATAAGATACTTAAAGAGCTTGTTGATAAAGATAGGGCATACCAGTTTGGGGTGTATGAGCATTTGAAAAAAGATAACACGATTATTAAAGCCGAGGTTTCGGGCTACGCAATCAATTATGCCGGCAAGGACTGCATGATGGTTGTGTGTAACGATGTTACCGAAAAGGAAGCTGGTTTACAGAAGATAAAAGATAACGAACAAAAGCTGTTACATAGCCAACAGCAGTTGTCTCTTATCTATAACAATGTTAAAGATGTAATTTTTGTGATTAGCGTCGAAGCAGACGATCGTTTTAAATTTATGTCTGTCAATAAAGCGTTTACTGATATCACAGGTATTCAGGAAAGCGAAGTTACAGGAAAATATATTGAATATATTATTCCCGAACCATCGTTAACCCTAGCGGTGTCTAAGTATAAACAAGCAATAAGTAGTAAAGAAAAGGTTACATGGACCGAAACTACATCATACCCTACAGGCACTAAAATTGGGGAAGTAACTGTTACACCCATTTTAAACCAATATGATAATTGTGTACAGTTGATAGGGTCGGTTCATGATATTACCGAATTGAAAAATGAAGAACGGCAGCTAAAATTGTTGGAATCGGTAATTACCAATACCAACGATTCGGTTTTGATAACCGAAGCTGAGCCAGTTGATGAGCCGGGGCCACGTATCATATACGTGAATAACGCATTTACTAAAATGACAGGATATACAGCCACCGAGGTTGTGGGTAAATCGCCAAGAATTCTGCAGGGGCCAAAAAGTGATCGGGCTGAGCTGGCCCGGCTTGGCGAGGCGATGCGTAAATGGCAATCGTGCGAGATCACAATTATCAATTATAAAAAGAGTGGTGAGGAATTTTGGATAAATATTTCTGTTACACCCATAGCAAACGAAAACGGGTGGTTTACCCAGTGGATTGCTATTGAGCGGGATGTTACAGAACAAAAATTAGCAGAACAAAAATTAACCAGCTCTTACAAAGAAAGAAATGACATACTGGAAAGCATTGGCGATGGTTTTTTTGCGATAGACAAAAATTGGGTAGTAAACTATTGGAATAAAAAGGCGGAAATTATTCTGAATAAGCCCCGCGAAGAAATTATTGGCCGGGACCTGAGAGAAATATATCCCGATTTACCAGGACGGGCTACTTATGTGTATTACAAAAGGGCGTTTAGAGAAAAAACTGTACAATCATTTGAAACGTTAAGCCCGGCTGTAAACAGATGGTTTGATGTAACGGTTTACCCATCTAAAAACGGCTTGTCGGTATATTTTAAGGACATTACCGAGCGGCTGATTCATTCCAAAGCTATAGAGGAGCAAAATGAAAAATTAAGGGCAGTAGCATGGAAGCAATCGCACCTAGCGCGGCCTCATGTTGCTAATATATTGGGGTTAATGAATGTTTTAAAAAATGAAGTATTAACCGAGTCGGAAAAAGATGAGCTGTTAAATTATTTGCTAACTGCGGCTATTAAGTTAGATGCCATAATATTAGAGATCGTTGAAAATGCTGAGGAAATAAAGCCTAAGCAGTTATGA
- a CDS encoding alpha-L-rhamnosidase-related protein, with protein MTLTRSRIYTSLLLTGFIALATQTNAQDIYAAQRQSWLKKAARYKPVLTETIKHPAGMVKLEKDAAAFQGWKMVPAGGVEQFYNTPISQKNTGMIVDFGEHLTGYCTFTLKTLQGDMDAPLRLKLTFGEVPAELATPFDPYPGGLSRAWLQDETVTVSVLPATITIQRRVAFRYVKIEWLGSGGYGLGFTDLQFKAYTSATATPPELSATTSPIIKDIDRVGLATLKECMQTVYEDGPKRDRRLWIGDTYLESLANLYSFKNDGLTKRCLYLLAGLSNEDGILNADVFELPEPHPQKTHLLDYCFLFNVALKEYVAATGDKQTGLDLWPVAKKQLDIAKMYAGADGMMDYVKAGKEWWVFFDWKDGLDKQAPLQGITIYTLNQTYALAKLLGKENEVAEIPAMAKKLKEAAHKNLYDKATGLFVSGPNRQVSYGGQAWMILSGVASKAEAQKALKVLPTFIDAVRPGAPYMYHYYIAALIESGLKAEAKAALIDYWGGMVKKGADAFWEVYDPADEFKSPYNFFPVNSYCHAWSCTPVYFIRKYPEIFQQ; from the coding sequence ATGACATTAACCAGATCCCGCATTTACACATCCCTGCTATTAACCGGCTTTATCGCCCTTGCCACGCAAACAAATGCCCAGGACATTTACGCAGCTCAACGGCAATCCTGGCTCAAAAAGGCAGCGCGATATAAGCCGGTATTAACGGAAACCATCAAACATCCCGCCGGCATGGTTAAGCTGGAAAAGGATGCCGCAGCATTCCAAGGCTGGAAAATGGTGCCTGCGGGAGGTGTTGAACAATTTTACAACACGCCCATTAGTCAAAAAAACACCGGCATGATAGTCGATTTTGGCGAGCACCTGACGGGCTACTGTACTTTTACCCTAAAAACCCTGCAGGGCGATATGGATGCGCCGCTGCGCTTAAAGCTCACATTCGGCGAGGTGCCTGCTGAACTGGCGACTCCTTTCGACCCGTATCCCGGTGGCTTAAGCCGCGCCTGGCTGCAGGATGAAACGGTTACTGTTTCAGTTTTGCCGGCAACCATCACTATTCAACGGAGGGTAGCGTTCAGGTATGTAAAGATCGAATGGCTGGGCTCGGGCGGTTACGGGTTGGGGTTTACAGATCTGCAATTTAAGGCATATACCTCGGCTACGGCAACGCCGCCGGAGCTGTCAGCAACAACCTCGCCCATCATAAAAGATATTGACCGCGTTGGCCTGGCCACACTTAAAGAGTGCATGCAAACCGTTTATGAGGACGGCCCCAAGCGCGACCGCCGCTTATGGATTGGCGACACGTATTTGGAGTCGCTGGCTAACTTGTATTCCTTTAAAAACGATGGGCTGACAAAGCGCTGTTTGTATTTATTGGCCGGCCTGTCCAACGAAGACGGCATCCTTAACGCCGATGTATTTGAACTGCCCGAACCGCATCCGCAAAAAACTCACTTATTGGATTATTGCTTCCTGTTCAATGTGGCCCTTAAGGAATATGTTGCCGCAACCGGCGACAAACAGACCGGGCTCGACCTGTGGCCAGTCGCTAAAAAACAGCTCGACATTGCCAAAATGTACGCCGGTGCCGATGGCATGATGGACTATGTAAAAGCCGGAAAGGAGTGGTGGGTGTTTTTTGACTGGAAGGACGGGCTGGATAAACAGGCGCCGTTACAGGGCATCACTATTTACACCCTTAACCAAACTTATGCGTTGGCCAAATTATTGGGTAAGGAAAATGAGGTGGCAGAGATTCCTGCGATGGCAAAAAAATTAAAGGAAGCTGCCCATAAAAACCTGTACGACAAAGCAACCGGGCTGTTTGTGAGTGGCCCAAACAGGCAAGTATCCTACGGCGGACAAGCGTGGATGATCCTGAGCGGCGTAGCATCGAAAGCTGAGGCGCAAAAGGCTTTAAAAGTATTACCAACCTTTATAGACGCGGTGCGTCCCGGAGCGCCCTATATGTACCATTATTATATTGCGGCGCTGATTGAAAGCGGTTTAAAAGCCGAAGCAAAAGCAGCGCTAATTGACTATTGGGGTGGCATGGTAAAAAAAGGTGCGGATGCGTTTTGGGAAGTGTATGATCCAGCCGACGAGTTTAAATCCCCCTATAACTTTTTCCCGGTTAACAGTTATTGCCACGCCTGGAGTTGTACACCGGTGTACTTCATCAGGAAATATCCGGAGATTTTTCAGCAGTAA